One Sphingobacteruim zhuxiongii DNA window includes the following coding sequences:
- a CDS encoding DUF6259 domain-containing protein: MNFLKQIVCSNFLPYVSLLKTHYNSKLMVMVLLIAILPCKSLVAQEADRSIRLDNGKISIEINKETGALESIRDNRSDKNLLAKTNDKTSLFIVEGYQGKAKLTFDANAARSFNYIEHKNDREIQLIWSNFNFLNSELKIIATINLEKETPFSSWKIAVEGLKEIKLSQLTYPIISNIADLGKEELVIPEWMGSLTKDPRSYYAKNLKTTLTLNYPDHLAMQFFALYNPNEIGLYYACDDSLAYAKKMVIRLDQNKSLGLEAVHIPEFSENLNRYEPSYSVRLGTFNGDWQDAAEIYAQWGRKQWWAKQSRLKNANVTEWLMNTGAWVWNRGRATNVLDPATTLGKELKLPVNVLWHWWHGGSYDDSFPDYFPPRDGNSFISKIDQAKKNNVNALVYMNQLKWGSSMPSWNEEKAYLSASKNIDGQLESHMYNIFTKKSLTYMCLATDFWKAKYASLVDSAINKYHVSGIYMDQTCLSRVCYDPNHDHPVGGGNYWMKHVKLRDELNRSQPKSPKEAAFAGEGAGEAWLPYIDAFLTLGVSKERYAGVNGPETIPLFQAVYHEYAVTFGNYSSLLTPPYDEMWPKEFAPENAETLLDPRFNRQFLIEQARSFVWGMQPMIANYQPFLKKDRAKEMAFFSDVAKVRYRALKFLLNGRYMKNLKLSVPNSVYDMSKLSIYAGQNEKVTAFSNEYPNVYQGTWKSSDGNIGLSLANIQEDTYKLVHQVNAADYGLPNNGTIYMIEAKGKTKVGNYVNGKINLDVELKGMSVCVIEIGN, translated from the coding sequence ATGAATTTCCTCAAACAAATTGTTTGCAGCAACTTCCTTCCCTACGTTAGTCTTTTAAAAACACATTACAATAGTAAGCTAATGGTTATGGTTCTGCTAATTGCCATACTTCCATGCAAGAGCTTAGTTGCGCAAGAAGCCGACCGTTCAATACGATTAGATAATGGGAAAATCTCAATTGAAATCAATAAAGAAACAGGCGCTCTCGAGTCTATTAGAGATAATAGAAGCGACAAAAACCTACTGGCAAAGACAAATGATAAGACCTCACTTTTCATTGTAGAGGGATATCAGGGAAAGGCTAAGCTAACTTTTGACGCAAATGCCGCTCGTAGTTTCAACTATATCGAACATAAAAACGATCGTGAGATTCAATTAATATGGTCAAATTTTAACTTCCTTAACTCTGAGCTTAAAATCATTGCTACTATTAATTTAGAAAAAGAAACGCCTTTTTCTTCATGGAAAATAGCTGTGGAAGGTTTGAAAGAGATAAAGTTATCTCAGTTGACTTACCCAATTATTAGCAATATAGCTGATTTAGGGAAAGAGGAGTTGGTAATTCCCGAATGGATGGGCAGTCTGACCAAAGATCCAAGATCCTATTATGCAAAGAACCTCAAAACAACTTTAACACTGAATTACCCCGACCACTTAGCCATGCAGTTCTTTGCATTATACAATCCAAATGAAATAGGGTTATATTATGCATGTGATGATTCACTGGCCTATGCAAAGAAAATGGTTATCCGTCTGGATCAAAATAAAAGTTTAGGTCTTGAAGCTGTCCATATTCCGGAGTTTTCTGAGAACCTTAACCGCTATGAGCCAAGCTATTCAGTTCGCTTAGGAACATTTAATGGTGATTGGCAGGATGCTGCTGAAATCTATGCGCAATGGGGAAGAAAGCAATGGTGGGCGAAACAGAGTCGTTTAAAAAATGCTAATGTTACCGAATGGCTAATGAATACGGGTGCTTGGGTTTGGAACAGAGGGCGTGCTACGAATGTGCTTGACCCAGCGACAACCTTAGGAAAAGAACTCAAACTTCCTGTTAATGTCTTATGGCATTGGTGGCACGGCGGCTCCTACGATGATTCATTTCCTGATTATTTCCCTCCAAGAGATGGGAATAGCTTTATCTCAAAAATTGATCAGGCCAAGAAGAATAATGTGAACGCCTTAGTTTACATGAATCAACTTAAATGGGGATCCTCAATGCCCAGTTGGAATGAAGAAAAAGCTTATTTATCCGCCTCGAAAAATATCGATGGACAACTAGAAAGCCACATGTACAACATTTTCACAAAGAAGTCACTAACATACATGTGCTTAGCGACCGATTTTTGGAAAGCAAAATATGCCAGCCTCGTTGACAGTGCCATTAATAAATATCATGTATCTGGAATTTACATGGATCAAACATGTCTAAGTCGCGTCTGTTATGACCCAAATCACGATCATCCAGTCGGTGGAGGAAACTATTGGATGAAACATGTGAAATTAAGAGATGAACTAAACCGATCTCAACCTAAAAGTCCAAAGGAGGCTGCTTTTGCTGGCGAAGGAGCCGGAGAAGCTTGGTTGCCATACATTGATGCATTTCTTACACTTGGCGTGAGTAAAGAGCGCTACGCTGGCGTAAATGGGCCGGAGACTATACCTTTATTCCAAGCAGTTTATCATGAATACGCCGTAACTTTTGGAAATTACTCATCGCTCTTAACTCCCCCATACGATGAGATGTGGCCAAAAGAGTTTGCTCCAGAAAATGCTGAAACATTGTTAGACCCTCGTTTTAATCGTCAGTTTTTAATTGAACAAGCCCGTTCTTTTGTATGGGGTATGCAACCGATGATTGCAAACTATCAACCTTTTCTGAAGAAAGATAGAGCTAAAGAAATGGCCTTTTTCAGTGATGTAGCAAAGGTTCGATATAGAGCGCTGAAATTCCTATTAAACGGTCGTTATATGAAGAACTTAAAACTAAGTGTACCAAATTCTGTGTATGATATGTCAAAGCTTTCTATATATGCTGGCCAGAATGAGAAAGTTACAGCCTTCAGTAATGAATATCCAAATGTATATCAAGGCACTTGGAAATCTAGCGACGGCAATATTGGTCTATCGCTCGCAAATATCCAAGAAGATACATATAAGTTAGTTCATCAGGTAAATGCAGCTGACTACGGGCTTCCGAATAATGGAACCATCTATATGATTGAAGCAAAAGGGAAAACTAAAGTCGGAAACTACGTAAATGGGAAAATTAATCTGGACGTCGAGTTGAAAGGAATGAGCGTATGCGTTATCGAAATTGGTAATTAG
- a CDS encoding RNA polymerase sigma factor, producing the protein MDQFDKIFKRYFVRLCSYSHSIIGSEGVAEDMVQEAFIVLSQNKEVLQKPEIFIKSFLYTSVRNICLNHVRRRNLSYRFNHETINDGLDHADYLNDLIKAEIFGELHKELSRLPKQCKRICELIYLEEKSYEEVADEMDLSINTIKTQRQRALKYLKSKFTASLYFLFFIKILYLIYNHL; encoded by the coding sequence ATGGACCAATTTGATAAGATCTTCAAGCGATATTTTGTTCGGCTATGCTCTTATTCCCACTCAATCATAGGTAGTGAAGGGGTTGCTGAAGATATGGTACAGGAAGCTTTTATCGTCTTATCCCAAAATAAGGAGGTCCTTCAAAAACCTGAGATATTTATTAAGAGCTTTCTCTATACCTCTGTACGAAATATTTGTTTAAACCACGTGCGTCGAAGGAATCTTAGCTACAGATTTAACCATGAAACAATCAATGACGGATTAGACCATGCTGACTATTTAAATGACTTGATTAAGGCAGAAATCTTTGGAGAACTTCACAAAGAATTATCAAGGTTACCAAAACAATGCAAGAGAATCTGTGAATTAATATATTTAGAGGAAAAAAGTTATGAAGAAGTTGCAGATGAAATGGATCTAAGCATAAATACAATTAAGACCCAAAGACAGAGAGCATTAAAATACCTCAAATCAAAATTTACCGCAAGCCTATATTTTTTATTTTTTATTAAAATTTTATACCTGATTTACAACCACTTATAA
- a CDS encoding FecR family protein, with protein sequence MISEDKILLAELSAEIVKGIELTAEQEAIFQKLLEKYPDSKAVIESILQDGRLEIPYEVGKINVESELSRFHENNPKLYNNPRFTISKLSWLVGTAAAVLIVSFFLFQRPISKKDYVVEDKVYGQHNDILPGKPAAVLEIEGEESISLIDVNGNRTLKHGLVANGSTLIYKNINQHLNPLHTLKIPIRATYEVILSDGTKVWMNADSKIKYYANFSKNERRIILEGQAYFDVAKDRDRPFIVESNGVSVQAVGTEFDVNSYSKNLSVKLIEGKVKVSARKGEVSLNAREEIQITGTQMKVVPILNLEEALAWKNGYFYFDNKNLDQILNEVERWYGVNIKYNKNINQTRYFGSISKHSSLAEVCNVLKDLTNYNFRIENDDLYIE encoded by the coding sequence ATGATATCAGAAGACAAAATTCTTTTGGCAGAATTATCTGCAGAAATTGTGAAAGGCATTGAGCTCACTGCTGAACAGGAGGCTATTTTCCAAAAATTATTGGAAAAATATCCTGATTCAAAGGCTGTAATCGAATCAATCTTGCAAGATGGAAGATTAGAAATTCCATATGAAGTTGGGAAAATCAATGTAGAAAGTGAGTTGTCTAGATTTCATGAAAACAACCCGAAATTATATAACAATCCTAGATTCACGATATCCAAATTGAGCTGGTTAGTAGGGACTGCTGCCGCAGTATTGATTGTCTCTTTTTTCCTCTTCCAACGGCCTATTTCTAAGAAGGATTATGTTGTTGAAGACAAGGTTTATGGACAGCATAACGACATCTTGCCAGGAAAACCCGCTGCAGTATTAGAAATCGAGGGAGAAGAATCGATATCATTAATCGACGTCAATGGTAACAGAACCCTAAAACATGGACTGGTTGCCAATGGAAGTACTTTGATTTATAAAAATATAAATCAGCATTTGAACCCGCTTCATACCCTTAAAATACCAATTAGAGCAACCTATGAAGTGATCCTAAGCGATGGAACTAAAGTATGGATGAATGCAGATTCGAAAATAAAATATTATGCCAATTTCTCTAAAAATGAGCGACGTATCATTTTAGAGGGACAGGCTTATTTTGATGTTGCAAAAGATCGAGATCGTCCATTTATCGTAGAAAGCAATGGCGTTTCTGTACAAGCTGTTGGAACTGAATTTGATGTCAATTCATACTCCAAAAATCTCAGTGTAAAACTAATTGAAGGGAAAGTAAAAGTCTCCGCACGAAAGGGTGAAGTAAGTCTAAATGCTAGGGAAGAAATTCAAATTACGGGAACCCAAATGAAAGTTGTACCCATCTTAAATTTAGAGGAAGCCCTAGCGTGGAAAAATGGCTATTTCTATTTCGACAATAAGAACTTGGATCAAATCCTGAATGAGGTCGAACGCTGGTATGGTGTCAACATCAAATACAACAAAAATATTAACCAAACGCGGTACTTTGGAAGCATTTCCAAACATAGCTCACTAGCAGAAGTTTGCAACGTACTAAAAGATCTAACTAACTATAATTTCAGAATAGAGAATGATGATTTGTACATAGAATAA
- a CDS encoding TonB-dependent receptor encodes MNKSFYSKDLLCFKNKDRLLKNLIKMNLTGLLLAASFMVSYGATHAQVTMKGKNVKVAQALKTITEQTGYRFIYQEGLLANAKSDVDFKNVTLKTSLDRLLKDNNFDFTIHENTVVIRNGQSNTTAAVVESQQLTMKGKVVDSRSGTPIAGATVTEKGTSNAAQTDAQGNFSLTVSNSSALFTVRMLGYDLAEVKYSSTAAEIRLEFSESDLEEVVVVGYGQQRRGDLTGSITSLKGDELTKGGAISNVGQALQGKAAGVVVTQNSKAPGGSISIRIRGVNSISSTNEPLYVIDGFPSNNGVNINPDDIASMEILKDASATAIYGSRGANGVVLITTKRGKTGENNIAYTGYVGTQKPYNPFKMLNGQEYMLMANALYKEIDGQENQEYGVYTKSQLESDVNTDWITATTRRGILQSHNLQFNGGGEKTKVLSSIGYFDQAGILKNTDFSRISGRVNVDQTVNEYIKAGATIFAQRENSNIQLYDGNILNSNVLYGILTYDPTVPEYNSDGTFGRPPGGKGDNPLANLMSRTNDVQRDKLNGNLFLEVKPIKDITIRMDAGTEITRDELGSYLSRESYQGSIDDGVARVADYSLTHNLFDLFVTYSKTFNEKHNFSAMGGYAYEKFTNNRKGIDVYGFSTDLFKYYNLGAASTITGVNSYRSENMMASFFGRVNYSFDDKYLITATVRRDGSSRFGSENQWGTFPSAAFAWKAINESFMKDQTLFTDFKVRFGYGRTGNERIADYASYGLVSNSHYTFDGKTNNTGTTLNPNSPENTKLRWETTSQFNGGLDMAFLNDRLALTVDAYYKKTSDLLIKVTLPFYTGYNSGQSNVGSVENKGLEFALNSKNFVGEFTWDTKLNISINRNKVLSLGGQNEILLTSSKPIGTVSEESYAIIREGQPLGSLFGYTYLGVIQEGEKYSPQPNSKPGDPKFKDMNNDGTISSADRAIIGSAYPKMTFGLTNNFSFKNFDLTAFIYGNVGSDLLNMTRMNMEWKRTEEALNRWTPQNKDTDLPRNGFFYSKYGGYINDHFIENASFLRLRNLTIGYTVPFKTKAIRSLRIYAMGENLFTITKYSGWDPEVDTKAYENDGLVKYSGNAQTANAGAGLDFNSYPSMRSFTFGVSANF; translated from the coding sequence ATGAATAAATCTTTTTATTCGAAAGACCTCCTATGCTTCAAAAACAAGGATCGCCTTTTGAAAAACCTAATTAAAATGAATCTCACTGGACTATTACTAGCAGCATCCTTCATGGTTTCATACGGTGCTACCCATGCTCAGGTCACAATGAAAGGTAAAAATGTGAAGGTTGCACAGGCCCTAAAGACCATTACCGAACAAACCGGATATCGATTTATTTATCAGGAAGGTCTATTAGCGAATGCTAAATCAGATGTCGACTTTAAAAATGTGACTTTGAAAACATCGTTAGATAGACTCCTGAAAGACAACAATTTCGATTTCACGATCCACGAAAACACGGTTGTAATCAGGAACGGGCAATCGAATACAACGGCTGCTGTTGTTGAAAGTCAGCAGTTGACGATGAAAGGTAAAGTTGTTGATAGTCGATCTGGAACTCCAATTGCTGGAGCGACGGTCACTGAAAAAGGCACATCAAATGCTGCCCAAACAGACGCTCAAGGAAATTTCAGTCTAACTGTTTCCAATAGTTCGGCGCTCTTCACGGTTCGTATGTTGGGCTATGATCTAGCCGAGGTTAAGTATTCTTCGACCGCAGCTGAAATTAGATTAGAGTTTTCAGAATCGGACCTTGAAGAAGTTGTGGTAGTCGGATACGGTCAACAGCGACGCGGTGATTTAACAGGATCAATAACCTCATTAAAAGGTGATGAATTAACGAAAGGTGGTGCTATAAGCAATGTTGGTCAGGCACTACAAGGTAAAGCCGCGGGGGTTGTAGTTACTCAGAATTCCAAGGCTCCAGGAGGAAGTATCTCCATTCGAATACGAGGTGTAAACTCCATCAGTAGTACGAATGAGCCTCTTTATGTCATTGACGGTTTCCCTAGCAATAATGGTGTAAATATTAACCCTGATGATATTGCTTCCATGGAAATATTAAAAGACGCCTCTGCCACAGCTATTTATGGTTCACGCGGTGCCAATGGCGTTGTATTAATTACTACAAAACGTGGTAAAACGGGAGAAAATAACATCGCTTATACTGGATACGTTGGCACGCAGAAGCCATATAATCCTTTCAAAATGCTGAATGGCCAAGAGTACATGCTAATGGCAAATGCATTATATAAAGAAATTGATGGCCAAGAAAACCAGGAATACGGTGTATATACAAAATCGCAATTGGAGTCAGATGTAAATACCGATTGGATAACAGCGACGACAAGACGAGGTATATTACAAAGCCACAACCTTCAGTTTAATGGTGGTGGTGAAAAAACCAAAGTACTGAGTAGTATTGGCTATTTTGATCAAGCAGGTATCTTAAAAAACACAGATTTTTCACGCATTTCTGGTCGCGTGAATGTGGATCAAACCGTAAACGAATACATTAAAGCTGGCGCAACGATATTTGCGCAAAGAGAAAATTCAAACATCCAACTTTACGATGGTAATATACTGAATTCCAATGTTCTTTATGGAATTTTAACATATGACCCAACTGTTCCTGAATACAATTCCGATGGAACTTTCGGTCGTCCTCCTGGAGGTAAAGGAGATAATCCCTTAGCAAACTTGATGTCAAGGACCAATGATGTTCAACGCGACAAATTGAATGGAAACTTGTTCCTAGAGGTAAAACCGATAAAAGACATCACCATCCGAATGGATGCAGGGACAGAAATTACCAGAGATGAATTGGGGTCTTATTTAAGTCGCGAATCTTATCAGGGAAGTATCGACGATGGTGTTGCAAGGGTTGCCGATTACAGCTTAACGCACAACCTTTTTGACCTATTCGTTACCTACAGCAAAACTTTCAACGAAAAGCACAATTTTAGTGCAATGGGAGGCTATGCTTATGAAAAGTTTACCAATAACAGAAAAGGAATTGATGTTTATGGGTTTTCAACCGACCTTTTCAAGTATTATAACTTGGGTGCTGCCTCAACAATTACTGGCGTTAATTCTTATCGTTCAGAAAACATGATGGCATCTTTCTTCGGTCGTGTGAATTATTCATTCGATGACAAATACTTAATTACTGCAACCGTTCGTCGTGATGGCTCTTCACGCTTTGGATCAGAGAACCAATGGGGAACTTTTCCATCTGCCGCATTTGCGTGGAAAGCAATAAATGAGTCCTTTATGAAGGACCAAACCCTTTTTACGGACTTCAAAGTTCGCTTTGGATATGGTAGAACAGGTAATGAGCGTATCGCAGATTATGCATCTTATGGTTTGGTTAGCAATTCCCATTATACATTCGACGGAAAAACAAATAATACAGGAACAACACTAAATCCAAACTCCCCAGAAAACACGAAACTTCGTTGGGAAACCACATCCCAATTCAATGGTGGATTAGATATGGCATTCTTAAACGATCGCCTAGCGCTTACTGTTGACGCTTATTATAAGAAAACCTCGGATTTATTGATCAAGGTTACTCTTCCATTCTACACGGGATATAATTCTGGTCAAAGCAATGTTGGTTCCGTTGAGAACAAAGGTTTAGAATTTGCATTAAATAGTAAGAATTTCGTCGGCGAATTTACTTGGGATACGAAGCTAAATATTTCAATTAACCGAAATAAGGTTTTATCACTTGGTGGACAGAACGAAATACTATTGACGTCTTCAAAACCAATTGGAACAGTCTCAGAAGAATCATATGCGATCATCAGAGAAGGTCAGCCCTTAGGCTCTTTGTTTGGATATACTTACCTCGGTGTCATTCAAGAAGGCGAAAAATACAGCCCTCAGCCAAATTCAAAACCTGGCGATCCTAAATTTAAGGACATGAATAACGATGGTACAATAAGCTCGGCGGATCGTGCAATTATTGGTTCAGCTTATCCAAAAATGACTTTTGGACTAACGAATAATTTCTCCTTCAAAAACTTCGACCTCACAGCATTCATTTATGGAAACGTTGGTAGTGATCTACTAAATATGACGAGAATGAATATGGAGTGGAAACGTACTGAAGAAGCATTAAACCGTTGGACTCCACAAAACAAGGATACTGATCTTCCTAGAAATGGCTTCTTCTATTCCAAATATGGGGGCTATATCAACGATCACTTTATTGAAAACGCATCGTTTTTACGATTAAGAAATCTAACCATAGGCTATACGGTACCATTCAAAACCAAGGCAATTCGATCATTACGAATCTATGCGATGGGTGAAAACTTATTTACGATCACCAAGTATAGCGGTTGGGATCCTGAAGTAGATACCAAGGCTTATGAGAATGATGGCTTAGTGAAATACAGTGGAAACGCACAAACGGCGAATGCTGGTGCAGGTCTAGACTTTAATTCATATCCATCCATGCGTTCATTTACATTTGGAGTTAGCGCAAATTTCTAA
- a CDS encoding RagB/SusD family nutrient uptake outer membrane protein, whose product MEPKLYSDLTTKNAYSSESDIDAALTGIYASLSPYPGDAYLYYAGYLVMITDYSTDMGFSTAAGDPTKMSNLTYDDNNRYFKFNYQNMYQVISNANSLLSNITDVAIGDAKKKQVIAQARFLRALSYMDLTDAFGPVPLITEVQNPSESYNLPLASVEEIEALVTQDCQYAIDNLPEKWSADLGIGRATKGAALTLLGKMYMRSHKYDKAKPLIDEVLALRSKGVYRLNPDFKNEWSDNNKIDMGLIFGILHEPTLNGGEITNHFGPSDNREVPDRWQYYGVSLQFWRKYSDLDPRKKFFYYDYEGLAPRDKNTTHGFFYMMPKLGQTAPPSDTVKLLQNVATKKYSYDMTNNSYLDGRTIQVFRIADVILCKAEIENALNGPQAALPYINEIRARAGAPEYGINANFPVPASKEAMIDALVDERGFEFVFEYKRRQDLIRLGRYEKVTNEYLQSRGLKPVATPALRYFPYPLDEARQHQEMSSANASRIPN is encoded by the coding sequence TTGGAACCAAAACTTTATAGTGATCTAACGACCAAGAACGCGTATTCGTCGGAGAGTGATATCGATGCAGCTCTGACAGGAATTTATGCAAGCTTATCCCCTTATCCTGGCGATGCATACCTATATTATGCGGGTTATTTAGTTATGATAACGGACTATTCAACTGACATGGGGTTTTCGACGGCTGCTGGTGATCCGACCAAGATGAGCAACCTTACTTATGATGACAACAACCGTTATTTCAAATTCAACTATCAGAACATGTATCAGGTTATCAGCAATGCGAATTCGCTGCTATCAAACATAACCGATGTTGCGATAGGAGATGCTAAGAAAAAACAAGTTATAGCACAAGCGAGATTTTTAAGAGCCTTGTCGTATATGGACCTTACGGATGCTTTCGGACCTGTTCCTTTAATTACCGAAGTTCAGAACCCATCCGAAAGTTATAATCTTCCACTCGCATCGGTGGAAGAAATCGAGGCGCTAGTTACGCAAGATTGTCAGTATGCAATCGACAACCTACCGGAGAAATGGTCTGCGGATTTAGGAATCGGTCGCGCGACCAAGGGCGCAGCATTAACCCTACTAGGCAAGATGTATATGCGATCACATAAATATGATAAAGCAAAACCATTAATCGATGAGGTGCTTGCGTTAAGGTCGAAAGGCGTTTATCGCTTGAATCCTGATTTCAAAAACGAATGGTCAGACAATAATAAAATCGATATGGGCTTAATATTCGGAATCCTACATGAACCAACCTTAAATGGAGGAGAAATTACGAACCACTTCGGTCCATCAGATAACAGAGAAGTTCCAGATAGATGGCAATACTACGGTGTTTCCTTACAATTTTGGAGAAAATACAGCGACCTAGATCCTCGAAAAAAGTTCTTCTATTATGACTATGAAGGCTTAGCTCCCAGAGATAAAAATACAACTCATGGATTCTTTTATATGATGCCGAAATTAGGACAAACAGCGCCGCCTAGCGATACTGTAAAACTGTTACAAAATGTGGCTACCAAGAAATATTCATACGATATGACGAACAATTCATACCTCGATGGGCGTACTATCCAAGTATTTAGAATTGCTGATGTTATTCTTTGCAAAGCAGAAATTGAAAATGCTTTAAATGGTCCACAAGCGGCACTACCTTACATAAATGAAATTAGAGCACGTGCTGGGGCTCCGGAATATGGAATAAACGCAAACTTCCCTGTTCCAGCATCTAAAGAAGCGATGATCGATGCATTAGTTGATGAGCGTGGTTTTGAGTTTGTGTTTGAATATAAGCGTAGACAAGATTTAATTAGACTGGGCAGGTATGAGAAGGTAACAAACGAATATCTACAGTCGAGAGGCTTAAAACCTGTTGCAACGCCGGCTTTACGGTACTTCCCTTATCCATTGGACGAGGCTCGTCAACATCAAGAAATGTCTAGTGCTAACGCGAGTAGAATTCCGAACTAA
- a CDS encoding aryl-sulfate sulfotransferase, which translates to MKLKIIAFLIIIVVIALGVYYNLSQRVEIQEISLNSPDNQSIKEDIHIKLSAPAPLYIEYWKDGDSERFRTPLTDSKDDHLINLLLLEPSTKYNYQIVIDKWFPVKSKQMSFETRKQSPWMVHKWIKEKNPHDPKALGDDLIMLCFRGYPGNISIVDGNGTVRWYWQDDKMGVRLASLTPRGTILALLAPANKDEFKKEPNKNNGKPLPQGYYLRSGRLGFMGGTELVEISQTGKVLWRCNLEEKGVVMHHDVQMNNLNEIYAVVRDYKIDDRPNSKKDTLWGDAIVQIDSLGTIKHKWSPWTDWDLNKDTRLDSFKHDRFHFNTIAFDKDGSYLTSSPIENQIWKIDPKSGKIIWKLGKNGSFKMDPKDYFYFQHAPHITKDGDLLLFDNGDYAPQDTAKLQKRSRAIAFRLDTKNMVATRSYQAPLPIKQYTARMGSAFLLSNGNILQTSSKTGSAIVTDKQGKVLWELNSHFIPYRAVEVPESFWAKFRIKSN; encoded by the coding sequence ATGAAACTTAAAATTATAGCTTTCCTAATAATAATTGTAGTAATCGCCCTAGGCGTTTACTACAATTTAAGTCAACGGGTTGAAATTCAAGAAATTTCACTAAACTCTCCAGACAACCAATCAATCAAAGAAGACATACACATAAAGCTTAGTGCTCCAGCTCCCCTGTATATCGAGTATTGGAAAGACGGAGATTCCGAACGGTTCAGAACTCCATTAACAGATTCCAAAGACGATCATCTAATCAACTTACTGTTGCTAGAACCTTCAACAAAATACAATTACCAAATTGTGATTGATAAATGGTTTCCAGTTAAATCTAAGCAGATGAGCTTCGAAACCAGAAAGCAATCTCCTTGGATGGTTCATAAATGGATAAAAGAAAAAAATCCGCATGATCCAAAAGCATTGGGTGATGATCTGATTATGCTATGCTTCCGAGGATATCCCGGCAACATTTCAATTGTCGATGGCAATGGTACTGTAAGGTGGTATTGGCAAGACGACAAAATGGGGGTTAGATTAGCGTCCTTAACGCCTAGAGGAACAATTCTAGCATTATTAGCGCCAGCAAATAAAGATGAGTTCAAAAAAGAACCCAATAAAAACAATGGTAAACCGCTACCTCAAGGTTATTATCTACGAAGCGGACGCTTAGGATTTATGGGAGGTACTGAATTGGTTGAAATATCTCAAACGGGAAAAGTGCTATGGCGTTGTAATTTGGAAGAAAAAGGTGTTGTAATGCATCACGATGTTCAGATGAACAACTTAAATGAAATATATGCCGTTGTACGTGATTATAAAATTGATGATCGCCCAAATTCCAAAAAAGATACGCTTTGGGGTGATGCAATTGTGCAGATAGATAGTTTAGGAACGATAAAACATAAATGGTCTCCATGGACGGATTGGGATCTTAATAAAGATACACGTTTAGATAGTTTTAAACATGATCGATTCCACTTCAATACCATCGCTTTTGATAAAGACGGAAGCTATCTTACCTCCTCGCCGATCGAAAACCAAATCTGGAAAATTGATCCGAAAAGCGGTAAAATAATCTGGAAACTCGGTAAAAATGGAAGTTTCAAAATGGATCCCAAGGACTACTTTTACTTCCAACATGCGCCGCACATAACCAAAGACGGCGACCTCTTGCTTTTTGATAACGGAGATTATGCGCCACAAGACACGGCAAAACTTCAAAAACGATCTCGGGCGATTGCATTTAGACTCGACACAAAAAATATGGTAGCGACACGATCGTACCAAGCCCCTTTACCAATAAAGCAATATACAGCCCGAATGGGAAGTGCTTTCTTATTGTCAAATGGGAATATTTTACAAACTAGCTCTAAAACAGGAAGCGCAATTGTTACGGATAAACAAGGGAAAGTCCTATGGGAATTAAACAGCCACTTTATACCTTATAGAGCGGTAGAGGTACCAGAAAGTTTTTGGGCAAAATTTAGAATAAAATCTAATTAA